CGACGCGGGGCAGGCGGCTGCGGATCGAATTCACGTTCCAGGTGGCCAGCCTTAAGAGCGGCGAGTCGCCGCCGTCAACCGCGGGCATCGCTAGACCGTATCCCAGGCGGGCGAGCGGGCCGGAAAGTAGCGGCGGCGATGATGGGCCCGAAAGCCCAGCGCGTCCGCGAGCGCCGTCGAGCCGGTGCCGCGTACCACCAGGTAGGCGCGCGTCGCGCCGCGGGCCGCGGCCCGGGCCAGCAGCGCTTCGCACGCGGCCGTGATGGCCCGGTCATCGCCGGACCCCGTCACCGACAGGCCAACCCACCGCGTGCCGTCGGGCGCGTCGGTCACCGCCGCGCGCACCAGCGTCTCGCTGTCCGGATCCGGCCCGGCCGGGGCCGAAGCGGTGACCTCGCGCACCAACACGCGTTCGGTGTGTTCGGCGCTCAGCCCCGGCGGCGGCGCCAACAATCGATCCGGAATCGCCAGCTGACCAGTCAGCCCGCGGCGCTCATACCAGTCCGCGATCGCCGCGACGGTGCCCGCATGGGCCGAAACATCCAGTGGCACAGCGAAATCGACGCCGTCCCCGGCGCGCAGCAGCCAGCCCTCGAGCCACTGTTGTTCCGCGCCGGGCTGAGCCGCGGCGGCCGCATGCTCGAGCGCCCGGATCTGCGAGGTGCGTACCGGCGCGTCGGTCAGCACCCGCAGCGCGACCACGTCGTCGGCCGCCACCTCGACGACCGCGCCCGTCTTGGTCCGAACCCGCACCACCGGGCCGACCGCCAGCAGATGTCCCACCGCGTCGGTCAGCGGCGGGACCGAGCCTTTCGCGCGCCGGTAGCGAAGCGTCACCCGCGTGCCCAGGTCCGGCCACGAGAACATCAGTGACCGAAGGGGTCCGGGCCTTCGCCCGGCAGCCACGACAGCCCGGGCACTCCCCAGCCGTGCGCCTTGACGGCGCGTTTGGCGGCGCGGGCGTGGCGGCCGATCAGCCGGTCCAGGTACAGAAAGCCGTCCAGGTGCCCGGTCTCGTGCTGCAGCATGCGCGCGAACAGGCCGGTGCCCTCGATGTCGACCGGCTTGCCGTCGGCGTCCAGGCCGGTGACCCGCGCCCAGGTGGCGCGGCCGGTGGGAAACGACTCGCCGGGGACCGAGAGGCAACCCTCGTCATCGTTGTCCGGATCGGGCATGGTCTCCGGTATCTCGGAGGTTTCCAGCACCGGGTTGACCACCACACCGCGGCGGCGCTGGGTGCTGCCCCGGTCGTCGGCGCAGTCGTAGACGAAGACCCGCAGCCCGACGCCGATCTGGTTGGCGGCCAGGCCCACTCCGTGCGCGGCGTCCATGGTTTCGTACATGGTGGCGATCAACTCGGCCAGGTCCGCCGGCAGCGAACCGTCGGGGCCCACGGGCACCGGCTGCGTCGGCGTGTGCAAGACCGGATCGCCGACGATCCGGATCGGTACGACTGCCATGGTCGGCTAAGCTACCGCACGGCCGTTACGGGCAATCTGAGCCAATCGGCCGACTCGCGGGTCTGGATCACGGCTTGAGGGTTTGGGCCGTGGTTCAATATTCGCCGAAACACGCCCTCAGGTAAGTCAAGTCATTAGAGCAGCCGAGAATTCGCCGGAAGGGTCCAGGGGAAGCTATATGGACAGCGCCATGGCGCGGGCAAATCGATCGGGGGACGATTCTGAGATCGCAGATGGGCTCACCCGCCGCGAACACGACATCCTCGCCTTCGAACGTCAGTGGTGGAAATTCGCGGGCGTAAAAGAAGAAGCAATCAAAGAGCTGTTCTCGATGTCGGCGACGCGCTACTACCAGGTGCTCAACGCGCTCGTCGACCGGCCGGAGGCGCTGGCCGCCGACCCGATGCTGGTGAAGCGGTTGCGGCGGCTGCGTGCCAGCCGCCAGAAGGCGCGGGCCGCGCGGCGCCTCGGCTTCGAGGTGACCTGACTCGCTACAGTGGGCTCGATGAAAGAGCGAGTCCCCGACTCCACGGGGCTGCCCCTGCGGGCGATGGTGATGGTGCTGTTGTTCCTGGGGGTCATTTTCCTGCTGCTCGGCTGGCAGGCGCTGGGGTCGTCCCACAACTCCGAGGACGACTCGGCGTCGCCGGTGTCCACGTCGACCTCGACCAGCCCGTCGGCCACCCCGACGACCACTAAACCCGTGGGGAATCGGGCCGAGGTGCAGGTGTACAACATCTCGACCAAAGAGGGCGTCGCCTCCCGCACCAGGGATCAGCTCACGGCCGCCGGTTTCAACGTCACCAAGGTCGACAACATGACCGTGCCGGACGTGTCGACCACCACCGTGTATTACACCGACGCCGACGACGAGCACGCGACCGCCGACGCGGTGGGCAAAAACCTGGGCGCGCCCGTCGAACCGCGCATCCCGGCGCTGGTCGGCGAACCGCCCGGGGTCATCGTCCTCGTTACGGGTTGACCCGTCAGCGGCTAGGCTTCCGCTATGCCTCAGCTCGCTGGTTACCGCACTGCCGCCGTCACCGTTTCCGCGCTCTCCGCAGCAACTTCCGTCGCGCTGCTGGGCGCGTGCTCGCCGCCGCAGCACGCCTCGACATCGCCGGGCACCACACCGGCCGTCTGGACCGGATCGCCGGCACCCTCGGGAACCGGGACCCCGGAGGGCGGCCCGGTCGCCGCGCCGTCGGGGCCGAGCATCGTCACCCACCTGAAGGCACCCGACGGTACCCAGGTCGCGACCGCCACGTTCCAGTTCAACAACGGCTACGCCACCATCAGCATCGAGACGACCTCCAACGGGGTGCTGTCGCCCGGCTTCCACGGGGTGCACATCCACAAGGTGGGCAAGTGCGAACCCAACTCGGTGGCGCCGACCGGCGGCGCGCCGGGCGACTTCCTGTCGGCCGGGGGGCACTTCCAGACGCCCGGGCACGCGGCCGAACCCGCCAGCGGTGACCTGACCTCGCTGCAGGTGCGCAAGGACGGGTCCGGGACGCTGGTGACCACCACGGACGCGTTCGCCATGGAGGACCTGCTCACCGGCGAGAAGACCGCGATCATCATTCACGCCGGGGCCGACAACTTCGCCAACATCCCGCCGGAGCGCTACACGCAGCGCAACGGAACCCCGGGTCCCGACCAGCTGACGATGAGCACCGGTGACGCCGGCAAGCGGGTCGCGTGCGGTGTGATCGGTGCCGGCTAACAGGGCCCAAGCGCGTATCGATTTCGCCCGTTCGCCGCGGCCGACCCTGGGCGTGGAGTGGGAGTTCGCGCTCGTCGACGCGCAGACCCGTGACCTGAGCAACGAAGCCACCGCGGTGATCGCCGAGATCGGGGAGAACCCGCGCGTGCACAAGGAGTTGCTGCGCAACACGGTCGAAGTCGTCAGCGGCGTCTGCAGGTCCACCGGAGAGGCGATGGCGGACCTGCGGGAAACCCTGGGCCCCGCGCACCGGATCGTCCGGGACCGGGGCATGGAGCTTTTCAGCGCCGGCGCACACCCGTTCGCGCAGTGGTCCACCCAGAAGCTCACCGACGCGCCCCGGTACGCCGAGCTGATCAAGCGCACGCAGTGGTGGGGACGGCAGATGCTGATCTGGGGCGTGCACGTGCACGTCGGGATCTCCTCGGCGCACAAGGTGATGCCGATCATGACGTCGTTGTTGAAGTACTACCCGCACCTGTTGGCGCTGTCGGCATCCTCGCCGTGGTGGACCGGCGTGGACACCGGGTACGCCAGCAACCGCGCGATGATGTTCCAGCAGTTGCCCACCGCCGGCCTGCCGTTCCAGTTCCAGACCTGGGCCGAGTTCGAAGGGTTCGTCTACGACCAGAAGAAGACCGGCATCATCGACCATGTCAACGAAGTCCGTTGGGACATCAGGCCTTCGCCGCACCTGGGCACCCTCGAGGTGCGGGTCTGCGACGGTGTGTCCAACCTGCGCGAGCTGGGCGCGCTGGTGGCCTTGACGCACTGCCTGGTGGTCGACCTGGACCGCAGGCTGGAAGCCGACGAGACGCTGCCCACCATGCCGCCGTGGCACAACCAGGAGAACAAGTGGCGCGCCGCCCGTTACGGGCTGGACGCGATCATCATCCAGGACGCCGACAGCAACGAGCGGCTGGTCACCGAGGATCTCGACGACGTGCTCAACCGGCTCGAGCCCGTCGCCAAATCGTTGGACTGCCTCGACGAGCTGGCCGCCGTGGCCGACATTCCCCGGCGGGGCGCCTCCTATCAGCGGCAGCGCCGGGTGGCCGAGGAGCACGACGGCGATCTGCGGGCCGTCGTGGACGCGCTGGTGGACGAGCTGGAGATCTGATGGAAGACGTCGAATCCCGTGAGCTGCCGATGTTTCCGCTGGAGTCGGCGCTGCTGCCCGACCAGGAGCTGCCGCTGCGCATCTTCGAGCCACGCTACGGCGCGCTGGTCCGGCATTGTCTGGACACCGGCGATCCGTTCGGGGTGGTGCTGATCTCGCGGGGACGCGAGGTCGGCGGCGGTGACTCGCGTTGTGATGTCGGCACGTTGTCTCGGATCACCGAATGCGCCGATCACGGTGGCGGCCGGTACTTTATGCACTGCCGGACCGGGGAACGGATCCGGGTGTCGCGGTGGTTGCCCGACGATCCCTACCCGCGGGCGATCGTGGCCCCGTGG
This genomic interval from Mycobacterium sp. SMC-2 contains the following:
- a CDS encoding GNAT family N-acetyltransferase gives rise to the protein MFSWPDLGTRVTLRYRRAKGSVPPLTDAVGHLLAVGPVVRVRTKTGAVVEVAADDVVALRVLTDAPVRTSQIRALEHAAAAAQPGAEQQWLEGWLLRAGDGVDFAVPLDVSAHAGTVAAIADWYERRGLTGQLAIPDRLLAPPPGLSAEHTERVLVREVTASAPAGPDPDSETLVRAAVTDAPDGTRWVGLSVTGSGDDRAITAACEALLARAAARGATRAYLVVRGTGSTALADALGFRAHHRRRYFPARSPAWDTV
- a CDS encoding peptide deformylase, which codes for MAVVPIRIVGDPVLHTPTQPVPVGPDGSLPADLAELIATMYETMDAAHGVGLAANQIGVGLRVFVYDCADDRGSTQRRRGVVVNPVLETSEIPETMPDPDNDDEGCLSVPGESFPTGRATWARVTGLDADGKPVDIEGTGLFARMLQHETGHLDGFLYLDRLIGRHARAAKRAVKAHGWGVPGLSWLPGEGPDPFGH
- a CDS encoding DUF3263 domain-containing protein codes for the protein MDSAMARANRSGDDSEIADGLTRREHDILAFERQWWKFAGVKEEAIKELFSMSATRYYQVLNALVDRPEALAADPMLVKRLRRLRASRQKARAARRLGFEVT
- a CDS encoding LytR C-terminal domain-containing protein, producing the protein MKERVPDSTGLPLRAMVMVLLFLGVIFLLLGWQALGSSHNSEDDSASPVSTSTSTSPSATPTTTKPVGNRAEVQVYNISTKEGVASRTRDQLTAAGFNVTKVDNMTVPDVSTTTVYYTDADDEHATADAVGKNLGAPVEPRIPALVGEPPGVIVLVTG
- the sodC gene encoding superoxide dismutase[Cu-Zn]: MPQLAGYRTAAVTVSALSAATSVALLGACSPPQHASTSPGTTPAVWTGSPAPSGTGTPEGGPVAAPSGPSIVTHLKAPDGTQVATATFQFNNGYATISIETTSNGVLSPGFHGVHIHKVGKCEPNSVAPTGGAPGDFLSAGGHFQTPGHAAEPASGDLTSLQVRKDGSGTLVTTTDAFAMEDLLTGEKTAIIIHAGADNFANIPPERYTQRNGTPGPDQLTMSTGDAGKRVACGVIGAG
- a CDS encoding glutamate--cysteine ligase, translated to MPANRAQARIDFARSPRPTLGVEWEFALVDAQTRDLSNEATAVIAEIGENPRVHKELLRNTVEVVSGVCRSTGEAMADLRETLGPAHRIVRDRGMELFSAGAHPFAQWSTQKLTDAPRYAELIKRTQWWGRQMLIWGVHVHVGISSAHKVMPIMTSLLKYYPHLLALSASSPWWTGVDTGYASNRAMMFQQLPTAGLPFQFQTWAEFEGFVYDQKKTGIIDHVNEVRWDIRPSPHLGTLEVRVCDGVSNLRELGALVALTHCLVVDLDRRLEADETLPTMPPWHNQENKWRAARYGLDAIIIQDADSNERLVTEDLDDVLNRLEPVAKSLDCLDELAAVADIPRRGASYQRQRRVAEEHDGDLRAVVDALVDELEI
- a CDS encoding LON peptidase substrate-binding domain-containing protein; translated protein: MEDVESRELPMFPLESALLPDQELPLRIFEPRYGALVRHCLDTGDPFGVVLISRGREVGGGDSRCDVGTLSRITECADHGGGRYFMHCRTGERIRVSRWLPDDPYPRAIVAPWPDEPGDPVTAAQLREVEDRAMALFERIADARGVALPDRAALLGGDDTAGDPGQRLYALASRIPIGTADRYTVLSAPTAAERLAALREAVAAVTEVVQFQLSE